The Helianthus annuus cultivar XRQ/B chromosome 16, HanXRQr2.0-SUNRISE, whole genome shotgun sequence genome includes a window with the following:
- the LOC110940395 gene encoding heat shock 70 kDa protein 4-like, translated as MSRSVKTTAIGIDLGTTYSCVAAWFDQHNRVEIIPNEQGNNITPSCVACDDIEVLVGEGAKNQITRNPNNTVFDVKRLMGSKFSDKRLQEDIQSWPFKVIERSLEKPMIVLEHMGTEREFSPEEISSMILKNLKKAAEEFLGTPVTHAVITVPAYFNDKQRQATKDAGTLSGLNILQLINEPTAAAIAYGLDKLADRNHPPQKNVFIFDLGGGTFDVSLLTITKDGNISVKAVGGDTHLGGEDFDKAMVNHCVEEFKKRQNKDISKNARAVGRLKVACEKAKRDLSSTAQTSIEIDSLYDGIDFSIKFTRARFEELNAGFFTKCIEHVEKCLRDGDMQKQDIDDIVLVGGSTRIPKIQLMLRELFDWKQLCKSINADEAVAHGAAVLAAKLSDNGNKTVKDLILLDVTPLSLGIETNVDDMDILIPRNTPIPTTKEDVYVTMVDNQIGFTIQVYQGESRKTRDNIFLDQFHLQGVPPAPAGEQKVKVCFTIDVNGILNVSAELVSTGNKKGIIIAESGKLSKDDIEKMLKNVVL; from the exons ATGTCAAGAAGCGTTAAAACAACCGCAATCGGCATTGATCTGGGAACAACTTATTCATGTGTTGCTGCCTGGTTTGATCAGCACAACCGTGTCGAGATCATCCCTAATGAACAAGGTAACAACATTACCCCATCATGCGTGGCTTGCGACGACATAGAAGTTTTAGTTGGTGAGGGTGCCAAAAACCAAATCACCAGGAATCCGAATAACACAGTTTTCG ATGTTAAGCGTTTAATGGGAAGCAAATTTAGTGACAAAAGATTGCAGGAGGATATACAATCCTGGCCTTTTAAGGTAATTGAACGGTCTCTAGAAAAGCCAATGATTGTGCTTGAACATATGGGCACAGAAAGGGAATTTTCACCGGAAGAAATATCTTCCATGATTTTGAAGAACTTGAAAAAGGCTGCTGAAGAATTCCTCGGAACACCAGTTACACATGCAGTGATTACGGTCCCTGCGTATTTCAATGACAAGCAACGACAGGCGACAAAGGACGCTGGGACACTGTCTGGCCTCAATATCTTGCAATTGATTAACGAGCCCACAGCAGCTGCAATCGCCTATGGTCTAGACAAACTTGCTGACAGGAACCACCCACCGCAGAAAAATGTCTTCATTTTTGATTTGGGTGGGGGGACATTTGATGTGTCGCTTCTGACTATTACCAAGGATGGAAACATAAGTGTTAAAGCCGTGGGCGGTGACACGCATTTAGGTGGAGAGGATTTTGACAAGGCTATGGTTAATCATTGTGTAGAAGAATTCAAGAAGAGACAAAACAAGGATATCAGTAAAAATGCAAGGGCAGTGGGGAGATTAAAAGTTGCATGTGAAAAAGCAAAGAGGGATCTTTCATCTACAGCTCAAACATCTATTGAAATTGATTCGTTATACGACGGAATTGATTTTTCAATTAAGTTCACCCGCGCAAGATTTGAGGAGCTAAATGCTGGTTTTTTTACTAAATGCATTGAGCATGTTGAGAAATGTTTGAGAGATGGGGATATGCAAAAGCAAGACATTGATGATATTGTTCTTGTTGGCGGGTCGACTCGGATCCCCAAAATACAGCTAATGCTGAGGGAATTATTCGACTGGAAACAACTTTGCAAGAGCATTAATGCAGATGAAGCTGTCGCGCATGGTGCAGCAGTGTTGGCTGCAAAGTTAAGTGACAATGGCAATAAAACTGTGAAGGATTTGATACTTTTAGATGTAACCCCTCTCTCGCTTGGCATCGAGACCAATGTAGATGATATGGATATTTTAATCCCAAGGAACACACCAATACCCACCACGAAGGAGGATGTTTATGTAACAATGGTGGACAACCAAATAGGTTTCACAATCCAGGTGTATCAGGGTGAGAGCAGGAAAACTAGGGACAACATCTTCCTTGATCAGTTTCATCTTCAGGGTGTTCCTCCAGCCCCTGCAGGTGAACAAAAGGTGAAGGTTTGCTTTACCATAGACGTCAATGGTATTCTCAATGTTTCTGCTGAATTGGTATCTACGGGTAATAAGAAAGGTATAATAATTGCTGAGAGTGGAAAGCTGTCAAAGGATGACATTGAAAAGATGCTGAAAAACGTTGTGCTGTAA